A genomic region of Catalinimonas niigatensis contains the following coding sequences:
- a CDS encoding efflux RND transporter periplasmic adaptor subunit — protein MKYILIIPIAFFIFSCAPSVQENEGATEANTPTQITSNSIILSDDQVALAEIQLGTLQKQIVSEFVECTGALTLPPQNIVTVNAPMGGFVEKVNYLPGNYVKRGALLAVLSHPDYIQLQQSYMDTKSKLTFAKQELERQQKLSTGEASARKRLEEATSAFKSLEAQLMGIAAQLQYIGIKPDDIEKDGIRSTIALYAPINGHITELNINRGKFVDNQQIMYELIDKSHLHLDLNVFEKDIPKVAIGQTVYYSLNENTEHIFEGKVSLIGQKMEEDNRAFSVHVDISSPEDYFKPGMYTNARIFLSADSVAALPQSALIREQEEEYVFVKEGDAFVKKSVKTGAAFNDMTQILNAETLDGLAIVMEGAYYLKGEENKE, from the coding sequence ATGAAATATATTCTTATCATCCCTATAGCTTTCTTTATTTTTTCTTGTGCACCATCGGTCCAGGAAAACGAAGGCGCAACTGAGGCAAACACGCCTACACAAATCACCTCCAATAGTATCATCCTAAGCGATGATCAGGTGGCACTGGCTGAGATTCAATTGGGCACGCTACAAAAACAGATTGTATCCGAATTTGTAGAATGCACTGGTGCGCTTACTTTACCCCCCCAGAATATTGTCACGGTCAATGCGCCTATGGGTGGCTTCGTAGAAAAAGTCAACTATCTGCCGGGAAACTATGTCAAAAGAGGCGCTCTGCTGGCCGTATTGAGCCACCCGGATTATATCCAGCTGCAACAAAGCTATATGGACACCAAAAGCAAGCTGACCTTTGCGAAGCAGGAACTTGAAAGGCAGCAAAAACTTTCTACCGGTGAGGCTTCAGCACGCAAGAGGCTGGAAGAAGCTACCTCTGCCTTTAAATCTTTGGAAGCACAGTTGATGGGTATTGCTGCACAGCTCCAATATATTGGTATCAAACCTGATGACATTGAAAAAGATGGAATCCGTTCTACTATTGCCCTATATGCCCCTATCAACGGGCATATCACTGAGCTTAATATTAACCGGGGGAAATTTGTAGACAATCAACAAATCATGTACGAACTGATAGATAAGTCTCATTTACACCTGGACCTGAACGTATTTGAAAAGGATATTCCAAAAGTTGCTATTGGACAAACAGTATACTATAGCCTGAATGAAAACACTGAGCATATTTTTGAGGGTAAAGTATCATTGATAGGGCAAAAAATGGAAGAAGATAATCGCGCTTTCAGTGTGCATGTAGACATCAGTTCTCCGGAAGACTATTTTAAACCTGGCATGTATACCAATGCCAGGATTTTCCTGAGTGCAGACAGTGTCGCTGCTCTTCCTCAATCGGCCCTGATCAGAGAACAGGAGGAGGAATATGTATTTGTAAAAGAAGGGGATGCTTTTGTGAAGAAAAGCGTGAAAACCGGAGCAGCATTTAACGATATGACGCAAATCCTTAATGCGGAAACCCTGGATGGATTAGCCATCGTGATGGAAGGGGCGTACTACCTCAAGGGAGAAGAAAATAAAGAGTAA